One segment of Candidatus Zixiibacteriota bacterium DNA contains the following:
- a CDS encoding Stp1/IreP family PP2C-type Ser/Thr phosphatase, which translates to MKVELLAETDIGQVRRINEDSYRLIPAQQVAIVCDGMGGHAAGEVASRCAVETVEAYLTRDASMPVVAQPDWDEPQLAHEARELVWAIRLANRRVFLAAQSQQQMAGMGTTLVALRVASGTVTVCHVGDSRAYRWHAGELEPVTVDHSLVAELVARNEITAEQAESFADRNIITRALGTRPAVAVDVNVIPAKTGDWYLLCSDGLSGVLTDGDIADTIRRNSNDPAQVIRELIERANDRGGPDNITAAIAVVRDADHPQSLQSESGTVPESPAEIGDKEDAYLDMMFGSGDADSIDLTEERTDRIPLNLSRQQRPPE; encoded by the coding sequence ATGAAAGTTGAGTTGCTCGCAGAGACCGATATCGGCCAGGTCCGACGTATCAACGAGGACAGCTATCGGCTGATCCCGGCGCAGCAGGTGGCCATCGTGTGCGACGGCATGGGCGGCCACGCGGCGGGGGAAGTCGCATCGCGCTGTGCGGTCGAGACGGTCGAGGCGTATCTCACCCGCGATGCGAGCATGCCTGTTGTGGCGCAGCCCGATTGGGACGAGCCGCAGTTGGCCCACGAAGCTCGTGAGTTGGTCTGGGCGATCCGGCTGGCCAACCGGCGTGTCTTCCTCGCTGCGCAGTCGCAACAGCAGATGGCCGGCATGGGAACCACGCTGGTCGCATTGCGTGTCGCGTCGGGCACGGTCACAGTCTGCCATGTCGGCGATTCCCGCGCGTACCGTTGGCACGCCGGTGAATTGGAGCCGGTCACGGTCGATCACTCGCTGGTGGCGGAATTGGTCGCACGCAATGAAATCACCGCCGAACAGGCCGAGTCCTTCGCCGACCGCAATATCATTACGCGCGCACTGGGGACACGGCCCGCCGTGGCGGTCGATGTCAATGTGATCCCCGCGAAGACCGGCGACTGGTATCTGCTCTGCTCCGATGGACTCTCCGGCGTGCTCACCGACGGCGACATCGCCGACACGATCCGCCGCAACAGCAACGATCCTGCGCAGGTGATTCGCGAGTTGATCGAGCGCGCCAACGACCGCGGCGGACCCGACAACATCACCGCGGCGATCGCGGTCGTGCGCGACGCCGACCATCCGCAATCGCTGCAGAGCGAGAGCGGCACCGTTCCCGAGTCCCCCGCCGAAATCGGCGACAAGGAAGACGCCTATCTCGACATGATGTTCGGCTCCGGCGACGCCGACAGCATCGATCTCACCGAAGAACGCACAGACCGCATTCCCCTGAATCTCTCACGCCAGCAGAGACCGCCGGAGTAG
- a CDS encoding ImmA/IrrE family metallo-endopeptidase: MAKSTMGQERIENRVEKILKDLGLDTPPIPVDRVARALGATVRKEPYQGDLSGALYRREGLCVIGINKNENPLRQRFTIAHELGHLVLHDGAVYIDRQYTAGLSKPAETETGKKFFRDKVSSLANDPQEIEANRFAATLLDATESTLSGHGETEHPDADSESHRNKTAGVPLSCKP, encoded by the coding sequence ATGGCGAAGTCGACGATGGGGCAGGAACGGATAGAGAATCGGGTCGAGAAGATTCTCAAGGATCTGGGGCTGGACACGCCGCCGATCCCTGTTGATCGTGTTGCTCGTGCTCTCGGTGCGACCGTTCGGAAGGAGCCGTACCAGGGTGATCTCTCCGGAGCATTGTATCGCCGTGAGGGATTGTGCGTGATCGGGATCAACAAGAACGAGAACCCGCTTCGGCAGCGATTTACAATTGCGCACGAGTTGGGACATCTCGTGTTGCACGACGGGGCAGTGTACATCGATCGGCAATACACGGCGGGGCTTTCAAAGCCCGCAGAAACGGAAACAGGCAAGAAGTTTTTCCGAGACAAGGTGTCGTCGCTTGCAAACGATCCTCAGGAGATTGAGGCGAATCGGTTCGCTGCTACCCTCCTTGATGCCACAGAGTCTACTCTTTCAGGACATGGAGAGACAGAACATCCTGATGCCGATTCGGAGTCTCACAGAAATAAAACCGCTGGCGTCCCGCTATCGTGTAAGCCTTGA
- a CDS encoding PKD domain-containing protein: protein MRHRRLLIAALIIAPSLFLLLTATVGNADRTPQSETSQAQPDPPVDVASAGSAFDCGYQKSGEAFEKFIEGIERGEYPDPELKGAMPKPPAIRTGQKGISALSDADLFIFEDGSNLLQSNFSDGALFNLMTQAANAVIAEHGDQFDYFAFFVSANPNHQIGAAFYLPIFNDVAGIGDGFFNFRNAYGLNSNVAYGYVMMWEVNDWQPGSGGPAGFTRLVLAQEFEHRWAMFLNPINGGRAMQGDDAGCGRSAHWSFRVDGQGSGMEIREWTGTNPATRVPSTLTFNTDIPGGVFSYTDLYLMGYVSPAEMDAGNSELRFMDNSCSSPYVGPIFNMNSAHIVATNGQRIPNSTDAQKDFRCAWTMIHPNNQPPSQAQIDRALDIMDQQQLDWNYSTLERGTLDNSLIAGSFSGTPLMGPAPLTVDFTFDSLYETYSWDWDFGDGDVDTIPNPQHTFGPGLYDVELEIDTELGTRFVIKRNYVTAWADTVDPADMTVPYDTGSFYWEIHATNGVPIEEFVIPVSLTNVPAVIKLDSVSRVGTRTEYFELKQNVFNNALFGQLAVLLRADNGGGSVPLPPGSGPIARIWMTTKPAALPGDTIALTFAPLEGIALEHQTITTSFEPVSYPAVVTLTGPPCGCDCHADPLCDLVTNVFDVVKAVDVGFRSVPPEPDPNPLCSRQTTDINCDDVTNVFDVVGLVDVAFRSGDPETVFCDPCAL, encoded by the coding sequence ATGCGCCATCGTCGTCTGCTCATCGCCGCCCTCATCATCGCGCCCTCACTCTTTCTCCTGCTGACTGCGACCGTCGGCAACGCCGACCGAACGCCGCAAAGCGAAACCTCCCAGGCCCAGCCGGACCCGCCGGTCGATGTGGCGAGCGCCGGCAGCGCCTTCGACTGCGGATATCAAAAGTCCGGTGAGGCGTTTGAGAAGTTCATCGAGGGGATCGAGCGCGGCGAGTATCCCGATCCGGAGCTGAAGGGCGCGATGCCCAAGCCGCCGGCCATCAGAACCGGTCAAAAGGGCATCAGTGCATTGTCTGACGCCGACTTGTTCATATTCGAGGACGGAAGCAACCTGTTGCAGTCGAACTTCAGCGATGGCGCCCTATTCAACCTGATGACGCAGGCCGCCAACGCGGTGATCGCCGAGCACGGCGATCAGTTCGACTATTTCGCCTTCTTCGTCAGCGCCAACCCGAACCATCAGATCGGCGCCGCCTTCTATCTGCCGATCTTCAACGATGTCGCCGGGATCGGGGATGGATTCTTCAATTTCCGTAACGCTTACGGGCTGAACTCGAATGTCGCCTACGGCTATGTCATGATGTGGGAGGTCAACGACTGGCAGCCGGGCAGCGGCGGCCCGGCCGGTTTCACACGTCTGGTCCTGGCCCAGGAGTTTGAGCATCGCTGGGCGATGTTCCTCAACCCGATCAACGGCGGCCGGGCGATGCAGGGCGACGACGCCGGCTGCGGACGCAGCGCCCACTGGAGTTTCCGTGTCGACGGCCAGGGCTCCGGCATGGAGATTCGTGAATGGACCGGGACCAATCCCGCCACCCGTGTGCCCAGCACGCTGACGTTTAACACCGACATCCCCGGCGGCGTGTTCAGCTACACGGATCTGTATTTGATGGGCTATGTCAGCCCCGCCGAGATGGACGCCGGCAATTCCGAGCTGCGCTTCATGGACAACAGTTGCAGTTCACCGTACGTCGGGCCCATTTTCAACATGAACTCCGCCCACATCGTCGCCACCAATGGACAACGCATTCCCAACTCGACGGACGCGCAGAAGGATTTTCGCTGCGCCTGGACGATGATTCATCCGAACAACCAGCCCCCCAGCCAGGCGCAGATCGACCGTGCCTTGGACATCATGGACCAACAGCAGCTCGACTGGAACTACAGCACGCTGGAGCGCGGCACGCTCGACAATTCACTGATCGCCGGCAGCTTCAGCGGGACACCGCTTATGGGACCGGCACCGTTGACGGTCGACTTCACATTCGACTCGCTGTACGAGACATATTCGTGGGACTGGGACTTCGGGGACGGCGATGTCGACACTATTCCCAACCCGCAGCACACATTCGGCCCCGGCCTATACGACGTGGAATTGGAAATCGACACCGAGCTGGGAACGCGCTTTGTCATCAAGCGCAACTATGTCACGGCGTGGGCCGATACGGTCGACCCGGCCGACATGACGGTCCCCTACGACACCGGCAGCTTTTACTGGGAGATTCACGCCACCAACGGCGTGCCCATCGAAGAATTCGTGATCCCGGTCTCGCTGACGAATGTCCCGGCCGTGATCAAGCTCGACTCGGTCAGCCGGGTGGGCACGCGGACCGAATACTTCGAGTTGAAGCAAAACGTCTTCAACAACGCACTCTTCGGGCAGCTCGCCGTGCTGCTGCGCGCCGACAACGGCGGCGGCTCCGTGCCGTTGCCCCCCGGCAGCGGCCCGATCGCGCGCATCTGGATGACGACCAAACCGGCGGCACTGCCCGGCGACACGATCGCGCTGACATTCGCCCCGTTGGAGGGTATCGCGCTGGAGCATCAGACGATCACGACCTCATTCGAGCCGGTCTCCTATCCGGCGGTCGTCACGCTGACCGGCCCGCCGTGCGGCTGCGACTGCCACGCGGACCCGCTCTGTGATCTGGTGACGAATGTCTTCGATGTCGTCAAAGCGGTCGATGTCGGCTTTCGCTCGGTCCCCCCCGAACCCGACCCCAACCCGCTCTGCTCACGGCAGACCACCGACATCAACTGCGACGATGTGACCAACGTTTTCGATGTCGTGGGCTTAGTCGACGTCGCCTTCCGCAGCGGCGACCCGGAAACGGTGTTCTGCGATCCGTGCGCGCTGTAG
- the queF gene encoding preQ(1) synthase: protein MPARRKKPTRRRRAATGLTLLGRGATKPTRQLETFPNSHPERDTVVTFRCTEFTCLCPITGQPDFATLEISYIPDRRVLESKSLKLYLWTYREVGIFHERLVNELLDALTAAIAPRWMRITGHFNVRGGIAIDVTAEQGSPHTRNVANDVVRQ, encoded by the coding sequence ATGCCGGCACGAAGAAAGAAACCGACACGCAGGCGGCGGGCAGCAACGGGACTGACGCTGTTGGGACGCGGCGCAACCAAACCGACGCGCCAGTTGGAGACTTTTCCCAATTCGCATCCCGAGCGCGACACGGTCGTCACTTTTCGCTGCACCGAGTTCACCTGCCTCTGCCCGATCACCGGCCAGCCCGACTTCGCGACACTTGAGATTTCCTACATCCCCGACCGTCGTGTCCTTGAGAGCAAATCGCTCAAATTGTATCTGTGGACCTACCGCGAAGTCGGCATCTTCCATGAGCGATTGGTCAACGAACTCCTCGATGCGCTGACCGCCGCCATCGCCCCGCGCTGGATGCGCATCACCGGACACTTCAATGTCCGCGGCGGCATCGCCATCGACGTGACGGCGGAGCAGGGCAGCCCTCACACGCGAAACGTGGCAAATGACGTTGTACGGCAATGA
- a CDS encoding 6-carboxytetrahydropterin synthase — protein MTLTLSRRFQFDAAHRNTHVAEADIRARMHGHTYEALISATGPLDEKMGWLLDFGDLKATGNAVINQLDHYCLNEIEGLKVTTLTGLADWIRRQVAERLLSAGIGCDVRIVGATAYAPIVTRSDGDDSISRITFGFAAAHYLPRLPQSHRCHRLHGHSFEVTVATPDDYRTLSALEHLYPHLDHRCLNDVPELENPTSEIFARWLWSKLAAARCRPHEVIVRETCTTACHYTGD, from the coding sequence ATGACCCTCACACTCTCCCGCCGCTTTCAGTTCGACGCCGCGCATCGCAACACGCATGTCGCCGAGGCGGATATCCGCGCACGCATGCACGGGCACACGTATGAAGCGCTGATCTCTGCCACCGGCCCGCTGGACGAGAAGATGGGTTGGCTTTTGGACTTCGGTGATTTGAAGGCGACGGGCAACGCGGTGATCAACCAACTGGATCACTACTGTCTCAACGAGATTGAGGGACTCAAAGTCACAACCCTCACCGGGCTCGCCGATTGGATCAGGAGGCAAGTCGCGGAGAGACTGCTTAGCGCTGGGATTGGCTGCGACGTCAGGATCGTTGGGGCTACCGCCTACGCGCCGATAGTGACGCGCAGCGATGGCGACGATTCGATCAGCCGCATCACGTTCGGCTTCGCGGCCGCCCACTATCTGCCGCGCCTGCCGCAATCACACAGGTGTCATCGTCTGCACGGACACAGCTTTGAGGTGACAGTCGCGACACCGGATGACTACCGCACATTGTCGGCATTGGAGCACTTGTACCCACATCTCGATCACCGGTGTCTCAATGATGTCCCGGAGCTGGAGAATCCCACATCGGAAATCTTCGCCCGTTGGTTGTGGAGCAAACTGGCCGCCGCGCGCTGCCGGCCGCATGAAGTCATCGTGCGCGAAACCTGTACGACGGCGTGCCATTACACCGGAGATTAG
- the queC gene encoding 7-cyano-7-deazaguanine synthase QueC, giving the protein MSGQRRAVVLLSGGLDSAVCASIARHEGLALYALTVDYGQRHRAELDAASNIAGAVHVERHLVLPVDLTRWGGSALTGSEPVPTDRTAQQIGSDIPITYVPARNTIFLALAMGWAETLGTGDIYIGAHSLDYSGYPDCRPEYFSAFEQLATLATKAGVEESSRWRIHAPLLRMTKTEIVQRGAELCVPFALTRSCYQPSKSGAACGRCDACRIRLRAFDAAGLTDPVTYETNTVAVR; this is encoded by the coding sequence GTGAGCGGCCAGCGTCGAGCCGTCGTGCTCCTGAGCGGCGGATTGGACTCCGCTGTATGCGCGAGTATTGCGCGCCATGAGGGGCTTGCACTCTACGCCCTGACGGTGGACTACGGACAGCGCCATCGCGCCGAATTGGACGCCGCCAGCAACATCGCCGGCGCCGTGCACGTCGAGCGCCACCTCGTGCTGCCGGTCGATCTGACGCGCTGGGGCGGTTCGGCGCTCACCGGATCAGAACCTGTGCCGACCGATCGCACGGCACAGCAGATCGGTTCGGATATCCCGATTACCTATGTCCCGGCGCGTAACACGATATTCCTCGCGCTGGCGATGGGATGGGCCGAGACACTCGGTACCGGCGACATCTACATCGGCGCGCACTCTTTGGACTATTCGGGATACCCCGACTGCCGCCCGGAGTATTTCAGCGCGTTTGAACAATTGGCCACGCTCGCAACGAAGGCGGGCGTGGAGGAATCCTCGCGATGGCGCATCCACGCCCCCTTGTTGAGGATGACGAAGACTGAGATCGTGCAGCGTGGCGCCGAACTGTGCGTCCCCTTCGCGCTGACCCGCAGCTGTTATCAGCCGTCGAAGTCCGGCGCCGCCTGCGGACGCTGCGATGCCTGCAGGATTCGCCTGCGGGCATTCGATGCCGCCGGACTGACCGATCCTGTTACGTACGAAACCAATACCGTCGCGGTACGATGA
- a CDS encoding radical SAM protein, with the protein METAPPGLLINEIYASIQGESTWAGRPCVFVRLTGCNLRCTYCDTEYAFYEGTRMSIDDVVDAVLRHQIELVEITGGEPLLQPGCPILSKRLLQKGKTVLVETSGERPIDVLPQGVIRIMDLKCPSSGECEQNRWGNIAHLTARDEVKFVIGDRADYDWAADTVSRHRLSGRCTVLFSTVFGKLDPGTLTEWILADKLDVRLQLQMHKYIWDPAARSV; encoded by the coding sequence ATGGAAACAGCGCCGCCGGGGCTGCTCATCAACGAAATCTACGCCAGCATTCAGGGCGAGTCGACGTGGGCGGGCAGGCCATGCGTCTTCGTGCGGCTGACCGGCTGCAACCTCCGCTGCACTTATTGCGACACCGAGTATGCCTTCTACGAAGGCACAAGAATGAGTATCGATGACGTGGTGGACGCAGTGCTGCGGCATCAAATCGAGCTGGTCGAAATCACCGGCGGCGAACCGTTGCTGCAGCCGGGATGTCCCATTTTGTCCAAGCGACTGCTCCAGAAGGGGAAGACCGTTCTGGTCGAGACCTCCGGCGAGCGTCCCATCGATGTGCTCCCCCAAGGCGTCATTCGCATCATGGATTTGAAATGCCCCTCATCCGGAGAGTGCGAACAGAACCGTTGGGGGAACATTGCGCACCTGACAGCGCGTGATGAGGTCAAATTTGTGATCGGTGATCGCGCCGACTACGACTGGGCCGCCGATACCGTATCCCGTCACCGACTGTCCGGCCGGTGCACGGTACTCTTCTCGACTGTCTTCGGAAAGCTCGATCCGGGCACGCTGACCGAATGGATTCTGGCAGACAAACTCGACGTCCGGCTGCAATTGCAAATGCACAAATACATCTGGGATCCGGCAGCGAGGTCGGTGTGA
- a CDS encoding FdhF/YdeP family oxidoreductase, whose product MAKPQVRSGGGFRAIAYVLRKGREAGGLLSLYRRLRSRNTCKTCALGMGGQRGGMVNEAGIFPEVCKKSVQSQAGDMAGAISEEFFAGNSFDHLSQLTSAQLERLGRLAFPIVAAPGDNHYRRIAWEEAMQRSAEALKAAPPTETFFYSSGRSSNEAAFLLQLVARAYGTANIHNCSYYCHAASGVALSAAIGTGTATVVLNDLARADLALVAGANPASNHPRLITQLVNLRRRGGTVIVVNPIREVGLVRFRIPSDWRSLLFGSDVSDIYLQPHAGGDAALFAAVLKGVIEQGGIDQSFVSEHAEGWDELRAHIEGLSWDELIDASGVSRDLIGRTVAAIMRARRGIFLWAMGLTHHEHGVDNILSLINLGMARGWVGRPGCGFLPIRGHSNVQGVGSVGVTPTLKAAFAEKMGELYGIALPREPGQDTYASVAAASEGHIRACVLLGGNLFASNPDRAWAATSLQRIGTSIALTTKLNEGHIHGRGQTSIVLPVLARDEESQSTTQESMFNYVRFSDGGQPAVEGHMRSEVAIIAELAQRILPEGRFDWTALRSHQHLRHQIARVVPGYSAIETVDNGGGEFQIAGRTIHDGQFPTSTGRAKFHVIAVRAADRSVYPFQLLTLRSEGQFNTVVYEEEDLYRGNRRRDVVMMSSDDARKLHLNEADRVTVETEVGRMAASVALIDIRPGNLAMYYPEANAIVPRRLDNRSKTPAFKSIPARIVVPDGP is encoded by the coding sequence ATGGCCAAGCCGCAGGTCCGGTCGGGGGGAGGATTCCGGGCGATCGCCTATGTGCTGCGCAAGGGGCGCGAGGCGGGTGGCCTACTGTCGCTGTACCGGCGGCTGCGTTCCCGTAACACCTGCAAGACCTGCGCCTTGGGAATGGGCGGCCAGCGCGGGGGGATGGTCAACGAGGCAGGGATTTTCCCGGAGGTCTGCAAAAAGTCGGTACAATCGCAGGCCGGGGACATGGCGGGGGCGATCAGTGAGGAGTTTTTCGCCGGCAATTCGTTCGACCACTTGTCCCAACTGACGTCGGCTCAACTGGAACGGCTGGGGCGCCTCGCCTTTCCCATCGTCGCCGCGCCGGGCGATAATCATTACCGTCGCATCGCCTGGGAAGAGGCGATGCAGCGTTCGGCGGAGGCGCTGAAAGCGGCACCTCCGACGGAGACGTTTTTCTATTCCTCGGGACGCTCCAGCAATGAGGCGGCATTTCTGCTCCAGCTGGTCGCGCGTGCCTACGGCACGGCAAACATTCACAACTGCTCATACTACTGCCATGCGGCTTCCGGCGTGGCGCTCAGCGCGGCCATCGGCACCGGCACCGCAACGGTCGTGCTCAATGATCTGGCCAGGGCCGATCTGGCGCTGGTCGCCGGCGCCAACCCAGCATCAAACCATCCGCGGCTGATCACGCAACTGGTCAATCTCCGTCGGCGCGGCGGCACGGTCATCGTCGTCAATCCAATCCGTGAGGTGGGATTAGTGCGTTTCCGTATCCCCTCGGACTGGCGGAGTCTGCTCTTTGGTTCCGACGTCTCAGATATCTACTTGCAGCCCCACGCCGGAGGGGACGCGGCACTCTTTGCGGCAGTGCTCAAGGGAGTCATCGAGCAGGGGGGAATCGACCAGTCGTTTGTCTCGGAGCATGCGGAAGGATGGGATGAACTGCGCGCGCACATCGAGGGTCTTTCGTGGGATGAGTTGATTGACGCCTCGGGCGTATCGCGCGATCTGATTGGCCGCACGGTGGCCGCGATCATGCGGGCCAGGCGGGGCATTTTCCTCTGGGCGATGGGACTGACCCACCACGAGCATGGTGTCGACAACATCCTGTCGTTGATCAACCTCGGCATGGCGCGTGGATGGGTCGGACGGCCCGGATGCGGATTTCTGCCGATTCGCGGCCATTCCAATGTGCAGGGGGTGGGCTCGGTCGGCGTCACGCCCACGCTGAAAGCCGCGTTCGCCGAGAAGATGGGGGAACTCTATGGAATCGCACTTCCGCGCGAGCCGGGACAGGACACGTATGCGTCGGTGGCCGCCGCGTCGGAGGGACACATACGCGCTTGCGTTCTGCTGGGCGGCAATCTATTTGCCAGCAACCCGGATCGTGCCTGGGCGGCAACTTCGTTGCAACGAATCGGCACGAGCATCGCGCTGACGACCAAGCTGAATGAGGGACACATCCACGGACGCGGCCAAACCTCGATCGTTCTGCCGGTATTGGCACGCGATGAGGAATCCCAGTCGACGACCCAGGAGTCGATGTTCAACTATGTGCGTTTCTCCGACGGCGGACAACCGGCGGTCGAAGGACACATGCGCTCCGAAGTCGCAATCATCGCCGAACTGGCTCAGCGCATCCTGCCCGAAGGCCGCTTCGACTGGACGGCGCTGCGTTCGCATCAGCACTTGCGACATCAAATCGCGCGCGTTGTCCCCGGATACAGCGCCATCGAGACGGTCGACAATGGCGGCGGTGAGTTTCAGATCGCCGGGCGGACCATTCACGATGGCCAATTCCCGACGTCGACCGGCAGAGCGAAGTTCCATGTCATTGCCGTGCGGGCGGCGGATCGATCTGTGTATCCGTTTCAACTACTGACATTACGTTCGGAAGGGCAGTTCAATACGGTCGTCTACGAAGAAGAGGACCTGTACCGGGGGAATCGTCGCCGTGACGTGGTCATGATGTCATCCGACGATGCGCGTAAACTGCATCTCAATGAAGCCGACCGCGTGACGGTCGAGACAGAAGTCGGTCGGATGGCTGCCTCGGTGGCGCTGATCGACATCCGACCCGGCAATCTGGCCATGTACTATCCCGAAGCCAACGCCATCGTACCGCGCCGCCTCGACAATCGCTCCAAGACGCCCGCCTTCAAATCGATTCCGGCGCGGATCGTCGTGCCAGACGGGCCATAA
- the amrS gene encoding AmmeMemoRadiSam system radical SAM enzyme translates to MTNTVVETKYWHALDDGRVQCDVCPRYCKLHEGQRGLCFVRARQNDRIVLTTYGRSSGFCVDPIEKKPLNHFLPGTAALSFGTAGCNLTCQFCQNWDISKSREIDTLADSASPGLLAHAARALGCRSVAFTYNDPVIFMEYAIDVAAACRAEGIQTVAVTAGYIAPEPRAEFYRYMDAANVDLKGFTEEFYKNICGGHLESVLETLVYLKTQTDVWFEITNLLIPDCNDSIKEIDAMTRWIADHLGVEIPLHFTAFHPDFKMLDRPPTSPSTLTRARHIAVRNGLRYVYTGNVHDESGGSTYCHACGQRLIGRDWYKLTAWNLTDEGRCCGCGTPCNGVFDGPPGDWGPKRLPVRLSDFA, encoded by the coding sequence GTGACGAATACTGTGGTCGAAACGAAGTATTGGCATGCCCTTGACGACGGGCGTGTCCAGTGCGACGTCTGCCCGCGGTACTGCAAGCTCCACGAGGGACAGCGGGGGCTGTGCTTCGTCCGCGCGCGACAGAACGACCGTATCGTCCTGACGACCTATGGTCGTTCCAGCGGATTTTGCGTCGATCCCATCGAAAAAAAGCCGCTCAATCATTTCCTCCCCGGCACGGCGGCGCTCTCCTTCGGGACCGCGGGATGCAATTTGACCTGCCAGTTCTGTCAGAATTGGGACATCAGCAAGTCGCGGGAAATCGACACGCTGGCCGATAGTGCCTCACCGGGGCTGTTGGCGCACGCGGCGCGCGCGCTGGGATGCCGTAGCGTCGCCTTCACCTACAACGACCCGGTCATCTTCATGGAGTATGCCATCGACGTGGCGGCGGCGTGCCGTGCGGAGGGAATCCAGACCGTTGCCGTGACCGCGGGATACATCGCCCCGGAGCCGCGTGCAGAGTTTTACCGATATATGGATGCGGCCAATGTCGACCTGAAGGGATTCACCGAGGAGTTTTACAAGAACATCTGCGGCGGACATCTGGAATCGGTGCTTGAGACGCTGGTCTATCTGAAAACGCAGACTGATGTCTGGTTCGAGATCACTAATCTGCTGATTCCCGACTGCAACGATTCGATCAAAGAGATCGACGCAATGACCCGCTGGATCGCCGATCATCTCGGTGTCGAGATCCCGCTGCATTTCACCGCGTTTCATCCCGATTTCAAAATGCTCGACCGGCCGCCGACCTCGCCTTCGACGCTGACACGTGCCCGTCACATCGCTGTTCGCAATGGACTGCGCTATGTCTACACGGGCAATGTCCACGACGAATCGGGGGGCTCGACGTACTGCCACGCCTGCGGGCAGCGGCTCATCGGCCGCGATTGGTACAAGCTCACGGCGTGGAACCTGACCGACGAGGGTCGTTGCTGCGGCTGCGGCACACCATGTAACGGAGTCTTCGATGGTCCGCCGGGAGATTGGGGACCCAAGCGCCTGCCGGTGCGACTTTCTGACTTTGCGTGA